The Pyxidicoccus xibeiensis genome contains the following window.
GCGCTCGCGGACGAAATCCAGTCGGTGAACCCCGCCCTCGTGGGGCTGCAGGAGGTGTCGCTGTACCGGACGCAGTTCCCCAGCAACTTCCTGTCGTCGCCGACGCCGGACGCGCAAACGGTGGCCTACGACTTCCTGGCCATCCTGCTCGAGAAGCTGCAGGAGCGCGGGCTCAACTACCGCGTCGCCGCGAAGGTGGAGAACGCGGATGCGGAGCTGCCCGCCGCGCTCGCTGGCGGCGCGCTGGACCTCACCGACCTCCGGCTGACGGACTACGACGTCATCCTCGCCCGGGGCGACGTCCAGATCTCCGGCGTGGTCGAGCAGAACTACACGAACAACCAGCAGGTCCCCGTGGGCGGCGCGCAGGTGACCTTCAAGCGCGGCTTCACGAAAGTGGAGGCGACGTTTGACGGCGCGAGCTTCACGTTCGTGAACAGCCACCTGGAGGGCCTGATGCCGGCCAACCAGCAGCAGGCCAACGAGCTGGTGGGCATCCTCGCGAGCTACCCGCGGCCCATCATCCTGGTGGGAGACCTCAACACCGGACCGGGCTCTCCGACGCCCGCCTACGGCATCCTCACCGGCTCGGCGGGCTTCACGGATGCGTGGGCGCAGGTCGGCGTGGGGAACGGCTTCACCTGCTGCGTCAGCGAGACGGTGAACGACACCAACACGTCCGGCTTCGACGAGCGCATCGACCTGGTGTTCTACGCGGGCGAGGGCCTCACGCCGCTCAGCGCGCAGGTCGTCGGTGACTTGCTCACGGACCGCACGACCTCGGGCCTCTGGCCCTCCGACCACGCGGGCGTCGTGGTGGAGTTCAACATCGCGCGCTGACTCCGGCGGTACCGCTAGTTCGCGTCGGGAGCCCTCCACATGAACCACTGTGGGGGGCCTCCGTCGAAGCACGGCTCCTCGCGCTGGATGTCGAAGCCGAAGCCCTGGTACCACGCCCTGTTGGAGGGCTTCGCCGTCTCCAGGAAGCAGGGCTCTCGCTTCTGCGCCGCCAGCTCCAGTCCCCGCCGCATCAGCCGGGCGCCCAGGCCCCGCCCCT
Protein-coding sequences here:
- a CDS encoding endonuclease/exonuclease/phosphatase family protein, with product MAPSPLRRFRVLAPLLGCAVLSLSACDDNDDGGPEPKPPVEGAKAAVMTRNVYLGANIFRLAQAQSPQQVPVVAGQLYATVQATDFPTRAEALADEIQSVNPALVGLQEVSLYRTQFPSNFLSSPTPDAQTVAYDFLAILLEKLQERGLNYRVAAKVENADAELPAALAGGALDLTDLRLTDYDVILARGDVQISGVVEQNYTNNQQVPVGGAQVTFKRGFTKVEATFDGASFTFVNSHLEGLMPANQQQANELVGILASYPRPIILVGDLNTGPGSPTPAYGILTGSAGFTDAWAQVGVGNGFTCCVSETVNDTNTSGFDERIDLVFYAGEGLTPLSAQVVGDLLTDRTTSGLWPSDHAGVVVEFNIAR